In one window of Nitrospiria bacterium DNA:
- a CDS encoding capsule assembly Wzi family protein — MVIRWIGFLIILFLSAAEIWANESPSLPIDHEAYEGIERLKSRGLFRPLLLDAKPLNRYSVAHPLVDLLASINQEDFPEAVFKPGVQEELLKLLNEFQEEVDDLEGTAPRRFFSFHLADPLSIEIGYASFSKDRLRLRENHQGDYFSDGFNQQIKIRSWGVLGKQISWFVVPKVTTNRDGSVLEIEEGLLKFGFKNFEIGVGRESLWWGPGYNGALLLSNNAPPMNLIRAGSREAFQLPGFLEPLGFWQLTGFLARLEEDRDISHPLLLGLRIGYSPSSFLEIGLNRMTMWEGKGRPGLSFTEFLELYFSKPNKAGDFEVNELGSVDVKINLPTLPLIQGGNIYGEIGGEDEAGFFPADIGFLAGIYLTGLFNQPAFDFRTEYANNHVPGTPNVWYVHSTYTSGYTHKGVILGHPMGIDSDSIFFQLSKELVEDLSILFSFDQERHFLSSPVKERKREFIFEIKSRFGWLKPVWILTYEYEAIQNYNGINGEKAKNHTFISRTEFSF; from the coding sequence GTGGTCATTCGATGGATAGGGTTTTTAATCATTCTTTTTTTGAGTGCTGCGGAAATATGGGCCAATGAGAGCCCCAGTTTACCCATTGATCATGAAGCTTACGAGGGCATTGAACGTTTAAAAAGCCGGGGTCTTTTCAGGCCGCTTCTATTAGATGCCAAACCGCTCAACCGGTATTCGGTAGCCCATCCACTGGTTGACCTTTTGGCAAGCATCAATCAGGAAGATTTCCCGGAAGCGGTTTTTAAGCCCGGCGTTCAAGAAGAGCTTCTAAAGCTTTTAAATGAGTTTCAAGAAGAGGTGGATGATTTAGAAGGAACCGCTCCTCGGCGTTTTTTTTCTTTTCATCTTGCGGATCCTCTCAGTATTGAAATTGGGTATGCTTCTTTTTCCAAAGATAGGCTCCGGCTTCGCGAAAACCACCAGGGTGATTATTTCAGTGATGGTTTTAATCAGCAGATTAAAATCCGAAGCTGGGGGGTTTTAGGAAAACAGATATCCTGGTTTGTGGTTCCGAAAGTGACCACCAACCGGGATGGGTCGGTTCTTGAAATTGAAGAGGGCCTTCTTAAATTCGGGTTTAAAAATTTTGAAATAGGGGTTGGCCGGGAAAGTCTATGGTGGGGACCCGGCTACAATGGTGCCTTGCTCCTTTCTAATAATGCCCCCCCGATGAATTTGATCCGGGCCGGAAGTCGAGAAGCCTTCCAACTTCCCGGTTTTTTGGAGCCGTTGGGATTTTGGCAGTTAACCGGTTTTCTGGCACGGCTGGAAGAAGATAGGGATATTTCCCACCCATTATTGTTAGGCCTTCGGATTGGTTACAGCCCTTCTTCCTTTTTGGAAATCGGGTTAAACCGGATGACCATGTGGGAGGGAAAAGGACGCCCCGGCCTATCTTTTACCGAGTTTTTAGAACTCTATTTTTCAAAACCCAATAAAGCTGGTGATTTTGAGGTTAACGAACTTGGCTCGGTTGATGTCAAAATAAATTTACCAACCCTTCCATTAATTCAAGGGGGGAATATTTATGGGGAGATCGGCGGTGAGGATGAAGCGGGTTTTTTTCCCGCAGACATCGGGTTTTTGGCAGGTATTTATCTGACGGGGTTGTTTAATCAACCCGCTTTTGATTTCAGGACGGAATATGCAAACAACCATGTTCCAGGGACTCCAAATGTGTGGTATGTCCACTCTACATATACATCAGGGTATACCCATAAAGGCGTTATCTTGGGGCACCCGATGGGAATTGATTCGGATTCTATTTTTTTTCAGCTCTCAAAGGAACTGGTTGAAGATTTATCAATTTTGTTTTCATTCGATCAGGAGCGGCATTTCCTCTCTTCTCCCGTTAAAGAAAGAAAACGGGAATTTATATTTGAAATAAAAAGCCGGTTTGGCTGGTTAAAACCGGTATGGATTCTAACCTATGAATATGAGGCAATCCAAAATTACAATGGGATCAATGGGGAAAAAGCAAAAAACCACACCTTTATCAGTCGCACGGAGTTTTCTTTTTAA
- a CDS encoding outer membrane beta-barrel protein, with protein MKKARWFPSKKQFAIIFFPVFLLFSFQISKAAELKLGPFEIHPYLQISEGFEDNVFRCEACEKESDFFTLITPGLQILLPDPNHHVLLEYRGDFSYYTNFDSENFDDNEVTGEYQGNLTPQLNITVKDHFLDGHDGREVTPLREIDFYFSNRADVEVGFTPLQGVSIQGGFGHFLLDFSGGGRNDFRDRSDLVFSGGATVDIISKTSALLEYSYTKAIYNEQSQSSTGNLNNGTHRVSPGLTWTPSKNSHGKVTAGYALKSFEDSAKDEFDTAIFSIFLEYVLPTKTKISIRGGREVKEPDLDGQDFYITTGGALDVSHPILSVLEGSVSFSGGRESYYREAPLTPGRKRKDNTYRIQTGFDYTPFPWLVAGIDYSFSNTDSNWFSNQFDYINHVVTLKVAVFN; from the coding sequence ATGAAGAAGGCTCGGTGGTTTCCCAGCAAAAAACAGTTTGCCATAATATTTTTTCCGGTTTTCTTATTATTCAGTTTTCAAATTAGCAAAGCCGCAGAACTCAAATTGGGTCCCTTTGAGATTCACCCCTACCTTCAGATTTCTGAGGGGTTTGAGGATAACGTCTTCCGCTGCGAAGCCTGTGAAAAAGAAAGTGATTTCTTTACCCTCATCACTCCCGGCCTTCAGATTCTTCTCCCTGACCCCAACCATCATGTTTTATTGGAGTATCGAGGAGATTTTTCCTATTACACCAATTTTGACAGTGAGAACTTTGATGACAATGAAGTGACTGGTGAATATCAAGGAAACCTAACCCCTCAGTTGAATATTACAGTGAAAGACCATTTCTTGGATGGACATGACGGCAGGGAGGTTACCCCCCTAAGGGAGATCGATTTTTATTTCTCCAACCGGGCTGATGTGGAGGTGGGGTTTACCCCTCTCCAAGGGGTTTCCATCCAAGGGGGCTTTGGCCATTTTTTGTTGGATTTTTCCGGCGGCGGGCGGAATGATTTTAGAGATCGATCGGATCTTGTTTTTTCCGGTGGGGCAACGGTGGATATCATTTCAAAGACTTCTGCTCTGCTTGAATACTCCTATACAAAGGCCATCTATAATGAACAGTCCCAATCCAGTACCGGCAATTTAAATAATGGTACCCATCGGGTCTCGCCCGGTTTGACCTGGACCCCTTCCAAAAATTCTCACGGGAAGGTTACAGCAGGGTATGCCCTAAAATCTTTTGAGGATTCAGCAAAAGATGAGTTTGACACCGCTATCTTTTCTATTTTCCTGGAGTATGTTCTCCCAACGAAAACCAAAATCAGTATAAGAGGTGGCCGGGAAGTTAAAGAGCCGGATCTCGACGGGCAGGATTTTTACATTACCACAGGAGGTGCGCTGGACGTATCTCATCCCATACTTTCTGTTTTAGAGGGGAGTGTATCTTTTTCGGGTGGACGTGAAAGTTATTATAGAGAAGCGCCATTGACCCCGGGGCGTAAAAGAAAAGATAACACCTACCGGATTCAAACAGGTTTTGACTACACCCCATTTCCATGGTTGGTGGCGGGGATTGATTATTCCTTTTCAAATACAGACTCTAACTGGTTTTCTAACCAGTTTGATTATATCAATCATGTGGTCACCCTTAAGGTGGCCGTATTTAATTAG